A single genomic interval of Gavia stellata isolate bGavSte3 chromosome 31, bGavSte3.hap2, whole genome shotgun sequence harbors:
- the ANXA4 gene encoding annexin A4, which translates to MATIKGVSSFSAEQEAQALRKAMKGFGTDEDAIIEILTKLNVSQRQQVLITYKSSIGRDLIDDLKSELSGNFERVIIGMMTPTTMYDVHELRRAVKGAGTDEGCLIEILASRTNEEIRRINENYKLQYGCTLEEDIVSDTSSMLRRVLVSLATGNRDEGMYVDDALAQQDAQCLYEAGEKKWGTDEVQFMAILCTRNRCHLLRVFDAYRGIANKDITDSIKSEMSGDLEDALLAVVKCVRNKPAYFAERLYKSMKGLGTDDNTLIRVMVSRSEIDMLDIRREFLTMYGKSLYSFIKGDCSGDYRKVLLRLCGGED; encoded by the exons ATG GCAACAATCAAGGGTGTCTCGAGTTTCAGTGCTGAGCAAGAAGCACAGGCGCTAAGGAAGGCTATGAAGGGATTTG GCACAGATGAAGATGCCATCATCGAGATCTTGACCAAACTAAATGTTTCCCAACGTCAGCAAGTTCTGATCACGTATAAAAGCAGCATTGGCAGG GATTTGATTGATGACTTGAAGTCTGAGCTGAGTGGGAATTTTGAAAGGGTGATCATTGGTATGATGACTCCTACCACCATGTACGATGTGCATGAACTGAGGAGGGCTGTGAAG GGGGCAGGAACAGATGAAGGTTGCCTGATTGAAATTCTGGCTTCTCGCACAAACGAAGAGATTCGGCGCATTAATGAGAACTACAAACTTC AGTATGGCTGTACCCTTGAGGAGGACATTGTCTCTGACACATCTTCCATGTTGCGAAGAGTCCTCGTGTCCCTCGCGACG GGAAACAGAGATGAGGGAATGTATGTGGATGATGCCCTTGCTCAGCAAGATGCTCAG TGCCTGTATGAAGCTGGGGAGAAGAAATGGGGAACAGATGAGGTACAATTTATGGCCATCCTCTGTACACGGAACAGATGCCACCTACTAAGAG TTTTTGATGCATACAGAGGGATTGCTAATAAGGACATAACAGACAGCATTAAATCTGAGATGTCAGGAGACCTGGAAGATGCTTTGTTAGCTGTTG TAAAGTGCGTGCGAAATAAACCTGCGTATTTTGCTGAAAGATTGTATAAATCCATGAAG GGCTTGGGAACAGACGACAACACGCTGATCCGAGTGATGGTGTCCCGCTCTGAAATAGATATGCTGGATATCAGAAGGGAATTTCTGACCATGTATGGGAAATCGCTCTACTCCTTCATCAAG ggagactgctcaggagactATAGGAAAGTTCTGCTCAGACTCTGTGGTGGGGAAGATTAA